The stretch of DNA CTGACGAGCGCGCTGCTTGCGGCGCTGAATGAATCGACCGAGATCAAGGAAAGCGACTGGCGACAGCTCGAAACGGCATTGCGCGGTCAATCGGACGGGGCTGATAGCAGGCCGGACATCGAACCGAGAGCGGGCTCAGAAAACAGGTTCGCAGCCACGATATGCTCGGGAATGGCCAAGGTCCGAGCGAGTTTCTGAGCGTTCGGCCACGATTGGAAAAGCCGCCGGAGGCGGCTTTTTTGTTATACAGATGGCCGTGCGCTTCTGTGTGTCGGAAAGCCATGTGGAAAGCCTTCGTCGTCTCGGCCGCCTTGATGTTGAGTTCTGCGGTGTATGCAGAGAGCGGTCGCATCAGGCGACCGCCGCCGTCTGCCGCTGAGGCCGAGCGGATCGCCTTGGACATGGCCATGAACGACGGTCTGCTTCAGAAGGGGGACATTGTCGTCACCGACCGGGGCTTTTTCCTTTTTCGCGGCCCGTCCCCGGATGGCGTGACCAACGAGTTCACAAGGGTGCCCGATCCGGCCCTGCCGGCAAACCAGCCCGGTAATCTCACAAAGCAGCGCTCGGACAGCCGGCGGCCGAACTAGCCCTGTCGCCGGGCAATCGTTTTGACCCAGTCAAAGAATCTGGGAATCAAATTTAAATGAAAATTAATTAAGGAGGCTTCGATTAAAGGTCGATCAACGTTACCGGGTGGTTATCATGGCCTTTTGGGTATTGAACCTCCGCCCTTGCTAAAAAGACACATCCGGGCACGGAGTAAGCCAATCCGAATAGATCTACGTTTACCGAATGGGGCTTAAATCCGCCTGATGTGCGCCTGCGGGTGATCTTTTTGCAACAACCTGCGCGTTCAGGCTGTTAACGATAAACGTTGGCGCAGAAGATGCGGCTTGCACCGCGTAATGCCCGTGGTAATAGTTTGGTAACAATAAACGATGGTGTTCGATTTTATTTGTTCACCTCTTGAGGAATTTAATATGTCGCTGCGGTCTCGTTTGCTCATTGCCCTCTCAACAACCTTGCTGGGCTCTACGGCTGCATCAGCCGGACTGGTCACTGTCACCAGTTACGAGATGAACAACGGTAATGGCGCTACCCAATTTACCGTGCCGACCGGTGCCCAGAATTATTTCGACTGGACCTATACGCAGACGGGCCAAGGCTCGCCTACTGCGAATGCGAGCCAGAACGGATCTAACCAGCTCGTTCCAAACAATGCAGCACCGAAGGATGCGCCGCTTAGCGGCGGAACCGGAAAGCTGACGGACGGCGTCGTCGCGACGCTGGGTTACTCGGCCGTGAGCAGCGGCACGGGTAACGTTTCGAATGCTTATTATTCCGGCCCCTCCCAGTATGTCGGTTGGAAATACCAGGATCCGACTATCCTGTTTAATCTCACCTCGGGGCAGAGTGTGAGCTCGATTTCGCTCTATGTGGCCGCTTACAATCCGCTTCTCGGTGATGCCAATGGCCTTGTTGCGGCACCGGCCAGCGTTCAACTGACCATCAACGGTGTTCCGGTCGGCGTGATGTATTCGTTGACGTCTATCAATGACAACACGGCCATGATCACCCTCACCGGGTTCGGCTCTATCTCGTCCAATCTGCAATTTGGTTTGACGCTTTATCGCGGCTCGCTCCAGCAGGACGGCATCAATTATTACAACGATCACGTGAAGGGTTATAATCCCGCAGACCCGTACAACACGGCCAATTGCGTGACCTTCTGCGATCCGGACTCCGGTATTTACAGCAGCGGTTTCCGTCAGGAAGCTGCACTCGGCCAAACCGGGGAGCTGGCGCCCAACTCGGGTAAGGAACCCTGGATCATGCTCAGCGAGGTGGAGTTCCTGACAACTCCCGTTCCCGAGCCCTCGACCTGGATTATGATGATCGCCGGTTTTGCCGGTCTCGGCTTCATGGCTTATCGCCGCACGGCCAAGCCTGCGCTGGCGATCGCCTAAGCGCACCTCGCGAATTTCATTCTGCACCGCAGAGCCGCCGCAAGGCGGCTCTGTTTTTGCGCTCAAAGACGGTGCGAGAAACCTCGCGATCGATTGATCCCGGCACGTCCGCCTAACCTTAACTCTCAGCGCCCACGCAAAAAGCGTTCGGCACTCGCCTCGAAGCTGCCGCGGGATCGATTTCGGCAGAATCGACCGTGCCCGTCGGCTCAATAATTCAGCGAGGTCTGGGCGAATATGCCTTCAGCCCGCCGGTCGCCTGCAATGCGGAAGCGGTACTGCAGCGTCAGCTCCCAATAAGAGGGTGGGGCGAGATATTTGGTTTCACCGAACCAATAGCGTAACGAGCCGCCGGCGCCGACCGAATAGGCTTCATGATTGGCGAAGGAGTCGTCGTAGCTTGCGGCCAGTACGGCATGCGGGAAGAATACCAGATTGCGGCTGATCGGATCGAGCCGGAAGCTGTGTCCGAACCGTCCTTCCGCGATGCCGACGAGCTGGCTTTTCTCGAGGAATTTGTCGACCTCGGCATAGACGTACCAGGTCGGCCAGTGGGTATCGATCGCCCGAAGATCGGTGCCGACCGTGTACGAATAGGCCGCGCGCAACAGCGTATCGTTGCGCGCCGCGTCGCCGAGGGCAATCAGCTTGTCCACTTCAAGAACGAGGTTGTGGTCCGAGAACGGCTTCCAGCGCGCGCCGACCATGCCTTGCGTGGTGCGCAATCCGGTGGGGCCGCCGGCCTGGTCGTAGAGCGTTTCGAACAGCCGGCCGAACACTTCGAACAGCGCGCCGTTGCGGTTACCGAACGCTTCGGGCCGATAATAGAACTCGGTCCCAAGCTGTGAAGTGTAGGTGCTTGCTGGATTGTTCACGATCAGAAACGGGTTCGGCGCCGATCCGACCTTGCCGTACGTAATCGAGGTATTGATGCCCCACACGCGCGACAGGTCCGAGATCGTGCGGCGGGTTTCGAACAGTTTCTGGTCGTCGATGTTGATGCGGCCGTCGGCTTTGGCGTCGACCCCGTCCATGAGGTAGGCGATCGCTTTCGGGTTCTGGAACTGACGCATGGCGGTATAGCCGGCATCGATGGTGGCCCGTGGCGGCAGCTGCCCGCGGTCGTGCGCCCGATCGAAGCGGTGCAGCGCGACCTCGTCGTTGCCGACGGCGACGGCGAGATAGGCGAGGTCGGCGTCCCTCATCGCGCTCAGGCGACCGCGCGCAATGGCCTGGTCGAAGATCACACGTGCTTCGGGTTTGCGCTTCAGTTCCAGCAGCGTGTTGATCTGGGCGCGCAAGGCTTCGTCGCGCTGGACGGCTGTTGCGCCAAGTCGCTCGGCAGTCCGGAATTCGGCGATGGATTCTTCCTTGCGATCGAGCGCCTGCAAGGCATAGGCGCGGCGGATCGCGGTGTCATAGCTCACCGGCAGCCTTTGAAGGGCGCGTAGCGCGCGCTGCGGATCCTTTGCGGCGAGGGCGGCGTCCGCCAGCGACAGCCGAACGTTCCGGGCTTGATCCGGCGGCAGCCCGCGCTGCAGAGCGAACTCCCAGTCAGCCATCGCCCCGCGCGAATTGTGCTGGAGGTTACGGGCATAGCCGCGTTGGGCGTAGATTTCCGCGGTGCCGTGGCCCTGCGCAATGGCCTTGCTGGCGGCGACTTCCGCGTCGGCCGGCCGGCCGGCCGTGCTCATCAGGTTCACCAGCAGCAGACGATTGGCGACCGTCTCCGGACTGGCCTCGACGGCCTTCCTGGCCTCTTCGATTGCCAGCGAGTAATTCCTGGCTCGGCTGGCCTGGTAGGCCTTGCCCGCAGCTTCGAAACTCTCGGCTTCCTTGTCGACGGGGATGACCGGAATGGCAATGCTCTGGACCAGCGGCGCCTCCAGGCTGCACACCGAGCCATAAGGCGTGTCACGACAGGTCTGGACCGGCGAGGGCATCAGCTTGCCGTCGCCCTTTAACGTCGCCTTTTTCTCCGCCGTGGCATTCGCATCGCCAAGACGCGTCACGACCGCAGGATCTGTCTTCGAGAATTCGGCCAACAAGTCCTGAGCGGCGCGAAAATCGCCGGAGGCAAGCGCCGCGTCGGCTGCGATCAGGCGGATGTTCTTCTTTTCGATATCGGTCAGGTTGGGGGTG from Bradyrhizobium sp. AZCC 1693 encodes:
- a CDS encoding PEP-CTERM sorting domain-containing protein, encoding MVFDFICSPLEEFNMSLRSRLLIALSTTLLGSTAASAGLVTVTSYEMNNGNGATQFTVPTGAQNYFDWTYTQTGQGSPTANASQNGSNQLVPNNAAPKDAPLSGGTGKLTDGVVATLGYSAVSSGTGNVSNAYYSGPSQYVGWKYQDPTILFNLTSGQSVSSISLYVAAYNPLLGDANGLVAAPASVQLTINGVPVGVMYSLTSINDNTAMITLTGFGSISSNLQFGLTLYRGSLQQDGINYYNDHVKGYNPADPYNTANCVTFCDPDSGIYSSGFRQEAALGQTGELAPNSGKEPWIMLSEVEFLTTPVPEPSTWIMMIAGFAGLGFMAYRRTAKPALAIA
- a CDS encoding NfrA family protein, translating into MGNWGGKYLNQTAFRAALGALLLAVVLCAGASAQVADNGPPLEGEAYTAAETAYKAFGQGDYKASATSAAEAVALRPDLLRLHLLLIDSLVAAGDLTQAEQATKTASAAFAGNQDLEGRQANIRQRLAQRPAGEGYKALEKGDPKAAIRAARSAVEYAPDSMSYRLLLLSAQIADSNFNDAVATATGAIKLDPGNYVPLVWRAYLYQKLGNRAQAVSDFNAALTTPNLTDIEKKNIRLIAADAALASGDFRAAQDLLAEFSKTDPAVVTRLGDANATAEKKATLKGDGKLMPSPVQTCRDTPYGSVCSLEAPLVQSIAIPVIPVDKEAESFEAAGKAYQASRARNYSLAIEEARKAVEASPETVANRLLLVNLMSTAGRPADAEVAASKAIAQGHGTAEIYAQRGYARNLQHNSRGAMADWEFALQRGLPPDQARNVRLSLADAALAAKDPQRALRALQRLPVSYDTAIRRAYALQALDRKEESIAEFRTAERLGATAVQRDEALRAQINTLLELKRKPEARVIFDQAIARGRLSAMRDADLAYLAVAVGNDEVALHRFDRAHDRGQLPPRATIDAGYTAMRQFQNPKAIAYLMDGVDAKADGRINIDDQKLFETRRTISDLSRVWGINTSITYGKVGSAPNPFLIVNNPASTYTSQLGTEFYYRPEAFGNRNGALFEVFGRLFETLYDQAGGPTGLRTTQGMVGARWKPFSDHNLVLEVDKLIALGDAARNDTLLRAAYSYTVGTDLRAIDTHWPTWYVYAEVDKFLEKSQLVGIAEGRFGHSFRLDPISRNLVFFPHAVLAASYDDSFANHEAYSVGAGGSLRYWFGETKYLAPPSYWELTLQYRFRIAGDRRAEGIFAQTSLNY